One Nicotiana tomentosiformis chromosome 4, ASM39032v3, whole genome shotgun sequence genomic window carries:
- the LOC138909559 gene encoding uncharacterized protein — MPVPPPVPASDSGISDVDLRGAIQILAQIVASQTQRSNVAPTSSSQPIFTGTNLEEDPQDFIDEMHKILRVMRATETEAVELASYRLKEVAYSWFELWEESRGEGSSPAGWGEFVDAFIDHFLPAKTKAARAAEFENLR; from the exons atgccagttccacctccagttccagcctccgattctggtatttctgatgttgatcttagaggAGCCATACAAAtattggctcaaatagtggcttcccagacccagaggtcaaatgttgcacccacttcttctagtcagccaa tattcacgggtactaacctagaggaagatccccaggatttcattgatgagatgcacaagattCTTCGAgtcatgcgtgctactgagacagaggcagtggaattggcctcctaccgcctgaaagaggtggcatattcttggtttgaactatgggaggagtcccgtggaGAAGGGAGCTCTCCGGCGGGGTGGGGTGAGTTTGTCGATGcattcattgatcatttcttgcctgccaagactaaggcagcccgtgctgctgagtttgagaacctgaggtaa